The Flavobacteriales bacterium genome includes a window with the following:
- the mraZ gene encoding division/cell wall cluster transcriptional repressor MraZ: protein MINLIGTYECKIDAKGRLMLPAVLKKQLSPIIGEGFVLKRSVFSNCLEIHPMSEWNVLMAEVNKLNRFVKKNNDFIRLFTAGVKMLETDSNARLQIPKDLIAFANISKNVVISCSVNMIEVWDKDRYEQVLKDATSDFADLAEEVMGNIQNED from the coding sequence ATGATTAACCTAATTGGAACATACGAATGCAAGATTGATGCTAAAGGGAGATTGATGCTTCCTGCGGTATTGAAGAAGCAGCTATCGCCGATAATAGGCGAAGGCTTTGTGCTCAAGCGCTCTGTGTTTAGCAATTGTCTAGAGATTCACCCCATGAGTGAGTGGAATGTTCTGATGGCCGAGGTCAATAAGTTAAATCGATTTGTAAAGAAAAATAATGACTTCATTCGCTTGTTTACTGCTGGTGTTAAGATGTTGGAAACAGATTCAAATGCTCGACTACAAATTCCAAAAGACCTTATAGCATTTGCCAATATTTCTAAAAATGTAGTCATTTCTTGTTCGGTAAATATGATAGAAGTATGGGATAAAGACCGCTACGAGCAAGTCCTCAAAGATGCAACATCTGACTTTGCAGATTTAGCAGAAGAAGTAATGGGCAACATTCAAAACGAAGACTAA
- a CDS encoding alpha/beta hydrolase, whose translation MILETIKEGGYEYVEVGEGPVIVLLHGLMGGLDNFESVIPKLVDSGYKVIGPVLPLFEKPILKTSIKHFSDYVYTFLKHKQIDNVSLFGNSLGGHISLVFAKDHPEIVNGLVLTGSSGLYENSMGDTFPRRGDYDYIRTKTEEVFYDPKMATKSLVDTVFEIANNRNSVIRLLTMAKSAIRHNMSKDIPHLDFPVCLIWGKQDNVTPPHVAEEFHSLFQRSDLYWIDKCGHSPMWEHPEEFSKILCNWLKTNIK comes from the coding sequence ATGATTTTAGAAACGATTAAAGAAGGTGGCTATGAATATGTGGAAGTTGGTGAAGGCCCTGTAATTGTTTTACTTCATGGTTTAATGGGAGGCTTGGACAATTTTGAGAGTGTCATTCCTAAACTCGTTGATAGCGGATACAAGGTTATTGGACCGGTATTGCCTCTATTTGAAAAGCCTATTCTTAAAACAAGTATCAAGCATTTTTCGGACTACGTTTATACGTTTTTAAAGCATAAACAAATTGACAATGTTTCTTTGTTTGGAAACTCTTTAGGCGGTCATATTTCTTTGGTGTTTGCAAAAGATCATCCTGAGATAGTCAACGGCTTAGTACTTACAGGATCTTCTGGTCTTTACGAAAACTCTATGGGCGATACTTTTCCTAGAAGAGGTGACTATGACTATATCCGAACTAAAACTGAGGAAGTCTTCTATGATCCAAAAATGGCGACCAAAAGCTTGGTCGATACGGTCTTTGAAATCGCAAACAATAGAAATTCTGTCATTCGTTTATTGACTATGGCGAAGTCAGCCATTCGTCACAATATGAGTAAAGACATTCCGCACTTAGACTTTCCGGTTTGCCTAATATGGGGTAAGCAAGACAACGTTACACCACCTCATGTAGCTGAAGAGTTTCATAGTCTTTTCCAACGCTCAGACCTTTATTGGATAGACAAGTGCGGACACTCTCCAATGTGGGAACATCCCGAAGAATTTTCTAAAATTCTTTGCAATTGGCTAAAGACCAATATCAAATAA
- the yihA gene encoding ribosome biogenesis GTP-binding protein YihA/YsxC: protein MRIKQAEFVISNTDIKKCPKADMPEYAFIGRSNVGKSSLINMLTERKSLAKVSGKPGKTQLINHFLINKLWYLVDLPGYGYASVSKTQRHEFSQFIKEYLLKRESLMCLFVLLDSRLKPQAIDLEFMQWLGENGIPFVICFTKQDKLSKKESAENLNHYKKELLKNWEELPQIFLSSATKKSGQEEILNFIGETNKLYV, encoded by the coding sequence ATGCGCATCAAACAAGCTGAGTTTGTAATCAGTAACACGGACATTAAAAAATGCCCTAAAGCAGATATGCCAGAGTATGCCTTTATTGGACGTTCAAATGTGGGCAAGTCTTCATTAATCAACATGCTTACTGAAAGAAAAAGCTTAGCTAAAGTTTCGGGCAAACCAGGAAAAACACAACTTATTAATCACTTTCTGATAAATAAGCTTTGGTACTTAGTAGATTTGCCAGGATATGGCTATGCAAGTGTATCAAAGACGCAACGCCATGAGTTCTCTCAATTTATTAAAGAATACTTATTGAAAAGGGAAAGCCTGATGTGCTTGTTTGTACTATTAGACTCTAGGCTCAAGCCCCAAGCCATCGATTTGGAGTTTATGCAATGGCTAGGTGAAAATGGCATACCTTTTGTTATTTGCTTCACTAAGCAAGACAAGCTTTCTAAAAAAGAAAGTGCCGAAAATCTGAACCATTATAAAAAAGAATTATTAAAAAACTGGGAAGAATTACCTCAGATATTTTTAAGCTCTGCAACCAAAAAAAGTGGTCAAGAAGAAATTCTAAACTTTATTGGCGAAACCAACAAATTATACGTTTAG
- the gldC gene encoding gliding motility protein GldC has translation MSAKESQIRINVELDDNNIPEKLFWEASDGGQELSECKAAFLSFWDNKSKDTLRIDLWTKEMRTDEMKHFFHQTLVSMADTLERATNEDKMAADMRDFCHHFAEKLLR, from the coding sequence ATGAGTGCAAAAGAATCTCAAATAAGAATCAATGTAGAGTTAGATGACAATAATATTCCCGAAAAATTATTTTGGGAAGCATCTGACGGTGGACAAGAATTAAGCGAGTGTAAAGCCGCTTTTTTATCTTTCTGGGACAACAAATCTAAAGACACATTACGTATAGATTTGTGGACTAAAGAAATGCGTACCGACGAAATGAAACATTTTTTTCATCAAACTTTAGTTTCTATGGCTGATACTTTGGAAAGAGCAACAAATGAAGACAAAATGGCTGCTGATATGCGTGATTTTTGTCATCACTTTGCCGAAAAATTACTTCGCTAA